In a genomic window of Dyadobacter fermentans DSM 18053:
- a CDS encoding WG repeat-containing protein: MLRPTFFNITLLFFLLQSAWAAAQTKPAGSKAPGNKPWLKEYKEYREYDDIYVVKKVSIPCRSYETFITDKNGRKLTPAYRDIGDFAEGLAEFVPMELDAKGHGLHGFIDKRGKIVIEPKYTSTDRFRDGKTWVIYPSGKHYGLSYIDLTGKEIYRIPIHHYANHYLIKDSDVDFLCNQDTKEDVLWWIQRPMDFFTLNFNFSRFIEKEIKASKLIYHFNYKGKYGIIDKNMILKVPVALDDIDPEYKYSGQGMERVQYGDKFGYISPFTGDLIVPFEYTDTRKPTNGLFWVKKNGKWGCIDKTGKLRIQHLYDEATGFTAENRSAVAINGKFGHIDKSGKVRTPLKYDFASYYNHGISMIRIDDKYGYMDTTGRFITKIIYDEALPFDHPITTVERSWLRFELSLDGKETFAGFSYKLNAVFIIIAVLIFIWLNNLLYQKMLKGRLARKAKK; this comes from the coding sequence ATGCTTCGACCGACTTTTTTTAACATAACACTCCTATTCTTCCTGTTACAATCGGCCTGGGCCGCGGCTCAGACGAAGCCTGCGGGCAGCAAAGCCCCCGGCAACAAGCCCTGGCTAAAAGAGTACAAAGAATACCGGGAATACGACGATATCTATGTCGTGAAAAAAGTGAGCATTCCCTGCCGGTCATACGAGACATTCATTACCGATAAAAACGGCCGGAAACTTACACCGGCATACCGCGACATCGGCGATTTTGCGGAGGGATTGGCCGAATTTGTGCCGATGGAGCTCGATGCGAAAGGCCACGGCCTGCACGGCTTCATCGACAAGCGCGGAAAAATCGTGATTGAGCCCAAATACACGTCCACCGACCGCTTCCGGGACGGGAAAACATGGGTCATTTACCCGTCGGGCAAGCATTACGGGCTGTCCTACATCGATCTCACGGGCAAGGAAATCTACCGTATTCCCATTCACCATTATGCCAATCATTACCTGATCAAGGATTCGGATGTTGACTTTCTCTGCAACCAGGACACGAAAGAGGATGTGTTATGGTGGATACAAAGGCCAATGGACTTCTTTACGCTGAACTTCAATTTCAGCCGGTTTATCGAAAAGGAAATCAAAGCCTCGAAGCTCATTTACCATTTCAATTACAAGGGCAAATACGGCATTATCGATAAAAACATGATATTGAAAGTGCCGGTGGCACTGGACGACATCGACCCTGAATACAAATACTCCGGCCAGGGCATGGAACGCGTGCAATACGGCGACAAGTTCGGCTACATCAGTCCATTCACCGGCGACCTCATCGTGCCATTTGAATACACCGACACCCGCAAGCCGACCAACGGCCTGTTCTGGGTCAAAAAGAACGGCAAATGGGGCTGTATCGACAAAACCGGGAAGCTGCGCATCCAACATCTTTACGACGAAGCTACGGGTTTCACTGCCGAAAACCGCTCGGCGGTGGCCATTAACGGCAAATTCGGGCATATCGACAAATCCGGCAAGGTGCGCACGCCGCTGAAATACGACTTCGCCTCCTACTACAACCACGGCATCTCGATGATCCGCATCGATGACAAATACGGCTATATGGATACCACCGGCCGGTTCATTACCAAAATCATCTACGACGAAGCATTGCCGTTTGATCACCCAATCACTACCGTGGAACGTTCGTGGCTCCGGTTTGAGCTTTCGCTCGATGGCAAAGAGACGTTCGCAGGGTTTTCTTACAAACTGAATGCGGTATTTATCATCATCGCGGTGCTGATCTTCATTTGGCTGAACAATCTGCTTTACCAGAAAATGCTCAAAGGACGCCTGGCTAGAAAGGCAAAGAAATAG
- a CDS encoding cupin domain-containing protein — protein sequence MKNETDFLTDSIENKAVIFAPGEGEVLAIGGNSITLKVTSDMSNDQLGVYEIRMAPATIGAKLHYHRFMDETFIVRKGTLTIDLASGPVPAHEGAVVYVPRMTAHGFSNQSGHEVVINLIFNPGQKREGFFHGLKSILTEPVIDPAKYLQLYQKYDSFPVDVQNMLPTGIPK from the coding sequence ATGAAAAATGAAACGGATTTTCTCACCGATTCCATTGAAAACAAGGCCGTTATATTTGCGCCTGGTGAAGGCGAAGTGCTCGCGATCGGCGGCAACAGCATTACATTAAAGGTGACAAGCGACATGTCAAACGACCAGCTTGGCGTTTATGAGATCAGAATGGCCCCTGCCACCATTGGCGCGAAATTGCATTACCACCGGTTTATGGACGAAACATTCATCGTCCGCAAAGGCACCCTGACGATCGACCTGGCCAGTGGGCCCGTGCCCGCGCACGAGGGCGCGGTGGTGTATGTGCCGCGCATGACCGCGCACGGGTTTTCGAATCAGTCGGGCCATGAGGTGGTTATTAACCTGATATTCAACCCCGGCCAGAAACGGGAAGGCTTTTTCCACGGACTGAAATCGATACTGACCGAACCGGTGATCGATCCGGCGAAATATTTGCAGCTTTACCAAAAGTACGACAGCTTTCCGGTGGACGTGCAGAATATGCTGCCGACCGGCATTCCAAAATAA
- a CDS encoding Crp/Fnr family transcriptional regulator, producing MEQLLAKFATYGSLSEEAMDDLAKLVRPRSYAKGEYFLKEGKTPKNVAFVVRGLFSQYYASPDGDMVVKKFFPENHFAGSLPAMLTHSPSIFAIRALEPTETLEYNFYDFKALTERHRDLAAFYIRYMELHWIIEKEPLEISFRYDNAKTRYINFLKDYPNLEPRLKQHEIASYLGVTPTQLSRIRAEM from the coding sequence ATGGAACAGCTTCTTGCGAAGTTTGCCACTTATGGATCGCTTTCGGAAGAGGCGATGGATGATTTGGCGAAGCTGGTCCGGCCGCGTTCCTATGCGAAAGGTGAGTACTTTTTGAAGGAAGGAAAGACGCCGAAAAATGTCGCATTTGTCGTGCGGGGGCTTTTTTCGCAGTATTATGCATCGCCGGACGGGGATATGGTTGTTAAAAAGTTTTTCCCCGAAAACCATTTCGCCGGCTCTTTGCCTGCGATGCTGACGCATTCTCCCAGCATTTTTGCCATCCGTGCGCTGGAACCGACGGAGACATTGGAATACAATTTCTACGACTTCAAGGCACTTACCGAGCGGCACCGCGACCTTGCCGCGTTTTACATCCGCTACATGGAGCTCCATTGGATCATTGAAAAGGAACCGCTCGAAATTTCGTTCCGGTACGATAATGCGAAAACGCGCTACATCAATTTCCTGAAAGACTACCCCAATCTCGAACCGCGGCTCAAACAGCACGAGATCGCCTCGTACCTGGGCGTTACCCCTACCCAGCTCAGCCGCATCCGTGCGGAAATGTGA